The Coffea arabica cultivar ET-39 chromosome 6e, Coffea Arabica ET-39 HiFi, whole genome shotgun sequence genome contains the following window.
TAGGTCATAGCCTCTAGTCGCGACCAAATCGAGAGGGGGAGGTGAGGACCAGAGGGTGGCGGGGAAGGGGAGGGGAGGAGGTATAGAGAAGGGGGAAAAGGGGGGAGGAAGAGGAGGGAGGGGGTGGTGACGGTGGTGGGTGGTGACAGTAATAGATGAGGGTGGTGGTAGTGATGGTGATGGATGAAAAAtattgtaaaatttattttttaaattttttgtgtgTATTTATGAGttatttttgatatattatatgaatgtgatattttttaagttatttttatttatatatactaCTGTaacattatatttgaaaaatttatttgtgaaaattaGGGCAATCGAAACGGAGCATTAGTTATTGTGCACAGATTACCTGAAACTCAGGGATGGTTGTTGGACTCCGTCCACTCGTAATAGGAAGAATCGAAGATTTGGACTAATCACCTGGGCCAGTGCACAGAAGTTGTCAACATTGGGCTGTCCATAGGTAAGTCGAACCTCGTACAGGAGGATCcgcttttccttcttttgacgGTAGAAGGCGCTGTTTCTTTACCTGACCCGAAAATATTACTACAAGGCGTTGCTTGCACTCGGGCGTTTTTTAGTTTCTCTTGCCGGGTCCTTCTTCTTTGATTGTAGAAAGTGAAAACGGCAATTAAAGAAGAAGCATTTTTAAACAAATTCATCACATTCCCTGTTTAGTCCCCTGCGACCAGAACAAATAATAAATCTATAAACGGGCCCTGTTTCGGAGAATCCGTAAATTTGGAAGTTGGAGGTAGATGATAATGAAAGCTGTCGAGGTTGTGAGGAATTCCGTGACTTCTTCGGCAATACTGGGCAAAGAAAGCGTTCAGCAAACTCCGCCGCGCCGATAGGTGATATGAGATCAGTATTTCTGTTCTGATATAGGAATCCCATACGCCTCAAGGGTGTCGAGGTACTGTTCAGCCACGCGTTGGTCGGCGATGACAACAGCGTCGCTATCCCAAAGGTAAGAGTTTCACCTCTGTTTCAGCACCTTCTTGGCATTTGATCCTTCTGATGGTTctgttatttctttttcttttaatgcTGCCTATGTTGATTCCCTTGTTAATTTTGCCCAAAATATATCGGGAATCTTGGATGGACCCCATGTGCTTATGTTAATAAAAATATGCCTGAGGATGTTTAAGAATGTGGTTCTGATTGAGTAATAATCAAAGCAGTTGTTGGATCCGAAAGTAGAAGAAAGCCATCTACATTAAATTTAAAACATGGTACCAGTGAATTACATTTTTATTCAAGAACCAAGTTGACTTGCTGTACTCGTCTATATTAAGGGGGGCCCGAAGTGCAGAGACCCTTGAGGACACACAGTATAAAGaacattgaaaaataataccaTGACTTAGTAGTATGCTACAAGATGGATATACCAAATGACAGTAGCTTCCAGCAGCCTGCTTGTCCTTTTGGAGGCTTTATTTTCGGTATGCCTAGCTTCTTAAGTAGGGACAATTGTTCCAATGTAACCAAGCCCTATTATGAAGAAAGCCCCTGCTTGAAGTAACAGGTATATGAAGAAATGATCGTTTGCAAAGATCATGTTGTAGAAAGCACAGTGCAGCATATACATTCCCATTATCAGCTCCAAAAAGTGGATCCTGCTAGTAAAAATGTATTTGGTTAGGTACTGGTCACGTATTCTGCTAAGATGCTGCTATGTACAATAACAAAAGTGTGATTCTGGACTTTACGTGTCCTGATTCGAACATGGAAAAATTTATTAGCTTAGGAAACACTACCTTTCTGCAATTCGTGATCTTGGTCTCTTAGATACTTTGGGGATGCTGTACTTTTGCTTCAATGCGTTTCCAAGCTTTTCCGTCACAATCCACTCGTTAACTCGGCTGGCTTCTAAAAGTCCTATAATTGCTGCTTTGGATCGATGGAGGGACATGACATTCTCAAACAGTATCCAGAACACGAGTAGATGCAAGGACCTGTGTATTTAGTTTAGTGAGAGCCAGTCTTTGGTCATTCAGTTCTAAGAGCCGTTAGAAATGAAACCAAAGAATTATCTGTCGGTTTGCATACCTTGGAGTGCTAGCTGCATTAAGAAGTGTAATGGTTGCTGGCAGATAAACTGCTATTGGCTTTGGAAGATGCACTTCAGGAACTAAGATAGTTGCTGGGATCACGATGCAGTAGAAGAAAAAAGTAACCCAGTGTGCAACTATCTTCCTCACAAAGAAGAAGGCATAGATGACATGGAATTTCTTCCAGATGGACACACGCTGCATTAGATAGAGAGCTTCTTTTTTAGTTTCCTCTATCCACTGATTATTCCGATGCCAGAGTACTAGGCTATGGTCTTTATTAAGAGGAAATTAAAGTCCTGACCTCACAAAGGAGAATTTCTTTGAACATTTTTCTGAAGAGATTGGCTGGGCCACACGACCATCGATGCTGCTGAAATCTATAAGCCTTGAAAGTGCTTGGAAGTTCATTTTTGACCTAAAGCAAATGTTCGTTAGCCTGGTGTAACTTTTAGAAATGCCTATAACAAGTATAATCAGTCATTAATGCAAAGACTCACAGATAAATCTCCCACAAAGATGAATTTCCAACCCTTAAGGCTAGCCCTTACTGCAAGGTCCATATCCTCAACCGTGGTCCTATCTTTCCATCCACCAGCATCACTTACTGCTTGGATCCTCCATACACCGGCAGTTCCTTTGATGCAAGCGAAAAGTGTTGATGATATTGGCTGAAAGTGTCTTCATGGAAGTTGCTATAGAAAACTAATTAACATGTTGCAGAAATGTCTATGAAGTTTACCATTAAACCCAAAGAATGAACATGTTGACGAGCCTACTTCTTGCTCCACACTGAAGTGATAGTCTAGTGACATCTCCTGAAGCCGCGTCATTAAACATTCATTTGCATTTACTGTAGAAATTGAATGTTGAATTCATTAGATTAAGGTCAATTGTACAAATAATGCTTTTGTACATCCTCAGGGGGAAGAGAAAGAGGTGGATATTTATAATTTTGATAAAGATGTGTTAAACCAATGTTACAAAAGTCATtcaaaattcaatcttttgctGAAATGTATACAACTGAAGCTTTTTATGTTTTCTGTATAATGTAATTTAGTCCCTTGGCATCATGAACACATTTATGGACCAAAATTTCCTATAAGTTTTGTTGAATTCCAGTTGTGTATTGTATCCTTCCCTGGTAATATTATTGTTCTTTGTGGTTCATAGGATTTACTAGGTTTTATCAGTTTTTCGATGAACACAATACTGTAATAGCCTTACCAAATTTCCATCGGGCTTGAACCAAAGCCAGCTCTGGGTTTTCAAGAAGATAAGGCACTGTTCTCCACAGAAAGTCCTCCTCAGGCTGGAAGTCTGCATCAAAAATGACGACAAACTCACAATCTTCAACATATGGCTTTTTTAGACCATCCCGAAGTGCACCTGCTTTATAACCATTCCTGTTGTTCCTTGTTTCATACTTCACATTCACCCCTTTCTCTATCCATCTTTGACACTCCAACTCCACCAATGCCTGCATATATACATGTTTTCATGTCAGCAAGGCAAAATTCCATCTTGTTACAAGTGTTTTTTTTCTGAGACTATATTGAGGGTTAAAAGAAATACCCGCAGGACTTCATTCGTGGAGTCATCAAGAACCTGAACTATTAGTCTATCTGATGGCCATGAAAGCCCACATGCAGCTCCAATTGAGAGTTTATAGACCTGAACAAAAGAGATAGTGGATTATTTCCTTGTATGTCTACCTTGCTTTTCTTGAATAGCAACAATAACTTAGGTCTAGTGCTGATTTCTGAATTCTTGAGGTAGCAGCATATTTGGTCTTTACTAGATGACATTAATGGTATATGTCTTACTTGGACTAGTACACTGAAGTAATGTGTTTCTTACTATGACTGTGTATGTGTATGCATATGTGTCTGCCAGATTTAGACATCCTTTTATGCCTTTGAGACGCTCTCCTACTTTAGTACACAAGTTCGCCTAAGTTGAAATTGTGCTGGATAATGATGCACCGAAGCTTACACATGCATTGCATAATAAATGGACGATATTGACGCAAATACACCGACAGTACACATACTGCTTTTTGTCTGCTAGCCTGGATAAGGAATTTTAGACTGTTATGGATGAAAACGTGACACGTACACTTTTAGTGCTCCTTTTCCTATTAGTTTTTTAACAGTATTAGtaatgctaattttttttttaaaatgatagTTACATTTCATGGACTTTATCCACTTTATCTGCCTAATTGTTCTCCTATATTATCCAATTTCTTCTTAACTTTCTTTTGTGGTTATAATGGACCCACAAAATATCCTTTGTATTGAGTGTTTAAAATCATATGCACAACTTATCAAACGACATGAGCTACAGTTTCTAGAATGCATTTTTTTCCTCAAGTTTGAAAGATTAGCTCATATTTTGAATATTATGCTtagcaaaagaaggaaaatttttctaatttcttttctttaaagcTCAATTAGTCTGCCCTTATGATTCTTTTAACAACCAATATGTCTTCACTGCAGTTAAAATTGGTAATTGAGGAGGCAAAAGTTACCTATGACAAAATATCTAGaacaaaaaaagaatagaaCTTAAAGGAGTAGGAGTTGCATAAAGTTAGGTGAACATGTTATCAATAACTCTAATATTGTTGGTGTTTAGCTTTGGAGTTTACCACAAGCCACTTGTATTAGTATTGAGATTCTAACGGCAGTTAAAATCAGATCAGAATTGGAAGATGTTTGGTCTTTAATTGTTATTATATGACTTTATTTCCAGTTTACACTGCTTGTGTGTTGGGGTGAACTGGAAGATGTTTTGATGCACAGCTGAAAAAGCCATTCAAACCTTCAAGGATGCCATCCTGATGAGAAATGTTACTgattgtattttcagtgtgttCTATGCATACATGCATATATGTTTGTGCACAAGATGGACCTTTACTGTAGTGTTGATTCAAGTAAAGACCATGGGCAAGTTGGGAACTTAATACATATTTTACTAATTTGTCTGAAACATTTCGTTTTTAAGATTAAGGTGTAATTAATGCAAATGGTTTTCCCAGTACTACTTGCATTTATATCATCCTAAAGAGAGTTATGCATATTTAAACCATCTAGATGGTTCAattgttccaaaaaaaaaaaaacagaaaaagcacATTGTACCTCTTTTTCGTTAAACATGGGTATTTGGACCAGCACCATAGGATAGTTTCTGTTTTGCTCTAGGTCTTCTTTTATGGCATCAAGATTATACTTGGTATATCGTTTCCTTCCCAAGCACTTGACACATCCAATCACAATCGCCATGTACACCCGTTCAATGAAAAGCATAACAGACATTGCTATGCATACATATAAAGCAAACCGCAGAATCGGCACAATTATAGGAACTCGTATACGGTCCCATGCTTGGCTGAGACTTCTGCCAGTATCATCATATAAATTTACCTCTGGCTCGGGCTCTAGAAAAACTGAGTTTCTCATCTTATCAGGCTATAATTGTGGAAGTGAAGCAACGAAATGCTTTTTTGAAGGTGAAGAAGAACTTGAACTTGAAGCCAAAATGATAGAGCCCTTAGGAGCTGAGGGCAATGAGCAGACACAGAGAGTTCATCTGCATCTGCAATTTGTTTATTCATCCAAGTGTTTGCTTTAAATAGCAATAAggccaagaggaggtgaagatGAGGACATGGATGCGACTTCGGTGGAAGAATGTTATCCTTATAAGTAATCCATAAAAACAAAATTCTTCACCGGGATAGTAGACACACGGTGTACATGCAGGTGGAGGTGCTGCAACGTATGTACTTGCTAGCTGGAATTCTGGCTTTTCCTGCCGACATTGCAGTTGGAGAGTTTAAAGCCAAATAATTGAGATGAGGTATTAATGTTTCCCTTCTAAGTTTTTCAACAAGACTTGTGGTTTACTTCGATTTTACTTTTACCCACTGATGGTTTCTGCAAGTTTGGGTTGAGTTGCtacattttctgttttattttCCTGGATACTTTAGTCAATCTAGCTTTTAGATTTTTAACTTATAAGTTTACACATTATTTGCAAGTATGAAGTTTGCACAATTTTCCTATAACTTTTTAACAGAGTTAATTGGGTCCATGCCGTTTCAAAATTGATTGGAAAGTTGTTTGGAAAAGCATATGATGCTAAACTTTGATTGGGGCAACAACATTAGTAAAGAGGGGCtcttaaatttcttttctttgatttttgtaaGAGAGGGTGTGGAAGTTGTTAATCTGATGTTCAGTCTTGGAAGTTCTTAAATATTCATTTTTGGAAGTGCTTAATCTTATAGTCACTCTTGGAAGGTCTTAAACTTACACGCACTCTAGGAAGTTGTCAATCAGTTGTAACTTCTTCATGACACACATTAGGCACAGTATAACAACACTATGCTTCTTTCCTTCTCATGGCATTTACTAACTTTCTGTTTGAAATGTCTCACCTTAAGAATGAGTGGTTTAATTTGGCAATATTGTTCGGTTAATTTGAATCTACTCTGATGGCACTTATCTGTTAGAGATTTTCCAAAGCAAGGCTTTGTTTCCTTAAaattttttaccattaaaagTTGTAAATGGAGACAGTTGGCGTAACCATGGTTTACTCTGGTAAAGCTGGATAAACATAGGCACACACATCATGATCTTGAGAATGGGCATAAGCTTTTTTGGAATCATGTAAACatggaaaagctacatttttgcaTGAATGCAAGCTTGATGTTGTATCTTTGCAGCCTCATCTAAAGTGTCAAATGTGCAAGGTTTGATTTATTGCTAATAATTGTGATTTACAGAAAATTAGGTGGTAGGCTTGGCTGCACTTGTGTGATTTAGTTTTTGCTATTAATGCTTTGGAAGACTTGGCCATGAAGCTGAAAAACTCTCAAGATGCCTGTGTTCAACTTGGACATTGATCAGGCAGATAATGTTTTGAAGCTCTTGGACGTCTGTTCCAAACATCTTTAAACATGTCCCTAATTAAACTTCCATAATTCTTGATTTGCGTGGGAACTTGTTATAATTGCCTTATGATTACAAGACGGTAAACATCTTATAGAGCTCTCGATAACTTCTTCAAAATATAACTTatcaaactaaataaataagtgaaaaacatgcaaaattaagttatttataaaaaaaaaattattacacTCGAGCATACATATAGACCATGGACAGTATCTTTAGAAACGGTGATTTAACTGGAGAAATTATGACCATTAACTGTGTGAACTAAGCTTGAttatggaaaatggaaagtaaCAGTTGCATAATCTTTTTATGTATAAATAATATATGCAAAACACAAATGCCTCAAAAAGTTCTACAGCTTTAATAATATGTACCCCTGGGACTCACTCCACGTACACATGTATATTTATTTGAGCGGTCTACAGGTTGTCTTACCCTACTTTTGGTTTAGGGGAAAGTTCTTGTCCATTCCTTTTTTAACATTCAGAGgattataaatgatttaatttgGTGGGCCTATTTTGATCTGattgattatgaatttaatGATAATGACTTCTGTTGCAATTTATGAAATTCATTTAGCTATATGGTTGGTTTTTTGTTGATACCAGGTAGACGGTGCTTATTCAGAAACCAGTCTTCTGTATGTGAACCAAGAATTTGAGGTATAAAGATGCTGACTTCCCTTAGAAATAATAGTGAAATGACTACTCAAGATTTTAATGCCTCCATCAATTATCAATGGTTCAATCATAGGTTAACTGTTTtgatactaaaccaaaatattTATCTAGTGTAATGCTTGTCTGTAATTCATTCAGCTGTGAGATTGTTTAGTTAGCGTGTATTCCCAGGTCCTTCTAGACTTTCAGAATGGCCAAGTCTCTTCTACCAATGAATGAATCTTATTATTTCCAAATGATCTCCTCTATGAGAATCAAGAACTTGCATTGCGAGATGCTAATGATGTAAGTGCAATGATGCTGATTGGGTCTCGAGGATTTCTCTATTTGCTTGGTTTTCCAATTGCTTTCAAGAAATTCTGTCTGGAGGATTCTGCTGATGTTCTTGGAGATCAAGTAGGTTTTCAGTTGATAATTGTTAACCTACAAAGAACTAAGCTCGCTTGTTTCCTGTAAGTTTGAGTTGAGCAGCAATAAAGAAATCTGATATCCTCTAAATTCTTTTTGCCTTTTATGTCGTACAATGTGTTAATTCCAGTAAAGGCGTCTTTCTGCAATATGGTCATCTGAAATTATTTAGCTAATCATTTACCCCTTGGATTTGCCACGACAGTAGAGattgtttttcttccttttacagTTTCCTCTTGTCATTTTTATAAGAAGTTGAATACTTTGCTGCCGTTTGTTGCATTATTTGGATTTTCTTGGTAAAACTAACCACAGCAATGCAGCATAACCACTCCAAGCAAATTGCTAAATGAACTTCAGATTGGGTCTGGATAGGTAAAAATGCACGCCAATGAGCTTCAATAGTATGCATCCTTGATCAAAGCCTACTGTTTGGTACTTCGGTTGCCATCTTCTTTAACTCCTAGCCGAGATAGGTGATTGATGGTAGAGGGTAGAAAGATACTGTACTCAGTAATCGCTC
Protein-coding sequences here:
- the LOC113696007 gene encoding glucomannan 4-beta-mannosyltransferase 1; the encoded protein is MRNSVFLEPEPEVNLYDDTGRSLSQAWDRIRVPIIVPILRFALYVCIAMSVMLFIERVYMAIVIGCVKCLGRKRYTKYNLDAIKEDLEQNRNYPMVLVQIPMFNEKEVYKLSIGAACGLSWPSDRLIVQVLDDSTNEVLRALVELECQRWIEKGVNVKYETRNNRNGYKAGALRDGLKKPYVEDCEFVVIFDADFQPEEDFLWRTVPYLLENPELALVQARWKFVNANECLMTRLQEMSLDYHFSVEQEVGSSTCSFFGFNGTAGVWRIQAVSDAGGWKDRTTVEDMDLAVRASLKGWKFIFVGDLSVKNELPSTFKAYRFQQHRWSCGPANLFRKMFKEILLCERVSIWKKFHVIYAFFFVRKIVAHWVTFFFYCIVIPATILVPEVHLPKPIAVYLPATITLLNAASTPRSLHLLVFWILFENVMSLHRSKAAIIGLLEASRVNEWIVTEKLGNALKQKYSIPKVSKRPRSRIAERIHFLELIMGMYMLHCAFYNMIFANDHFFIYLLLQAGAFFIIGLGYIGTIVPT